A single genomic interval of Arachis duranensis cultivar V14167 chromosome 7, aradu.V14167.gnm2.J7QH, whole genome shotgun sequence harbors:
- the LOC107458057 gene encoding protein NETWORKED 4A (The sequence of the model RefSeq protein was modified relative to this genomic sequence to represent the inferred CDS: added 66 bases not found in genome assembly), translating into MASGAHTNKQMKRLESRKSHSWWWDSHISPKNSKWLFENLEEMDRNVKQMLKLIEQDADSFAKKAEMYYQKRPELVALVEEFYRGYRALAERYDHVTVELRKNIPSDLQSQGSGISDSGSEPSSTWPSPMMKGSRRKSKNRAAGFEYFLGSGGNGSDAYQKDVDDSSTLTDSEEESDDSSVNNYSSFNGSDPGMNRRILELESELRGVREKLWMQEEEHIEGSSRGLRNENIEDAYSKINAYEQELLTVNEKLRLSEEEITKLKIELRKYIPLDSENLEAGVELSSTEEYIKTGRETIKEEEVQGSFQGLNKESFESNGEVESLGKELRITKDKLEASEKQIASLKFESNKSSERIKQLQEQLDLARKDIAAWKSKFNSEKRESTKLQERLARLKTSLSDRDHEIRDLKTAVSDAEEKIFPEKAQMKAEMSSVLEESAHIKEQIREWESRGRAFEDDIRRIQTEKLEKEAALKGEIELLKADIEEKEKSIKDLNVSLGAMKSERDTLNVEVGSLKEEVKSRDGRIEQMNNHLNQLHMEHVKLIAGMEEAHRQVEELKSKAKQLEDEVERQRTVILEGAEEKREAIRQLCFSLEYYRNGYNMLKKHFVGHKRVPILAS; encoded by the exons ATGGCTTCAGGG GCTCATACTAACAAGCAAATGAAGAGGTTGGAATCAAGGAAGTCACATTCATGGTGGTGGGATAGCCACATCAGTCCCAAGAATTCAAAGTGGCTTTTTGAAAATCTTGAAG AGATGGATAGGAATGTGAAGCAAATGTTGAAGCTGATTGAACAAGATGCAGATTCCTTTGCCAAAAAGGCTGAGATGTACTATCAGAAGAGACCAGAGTTGGTTGCTCTGGTTGAGGAGTTCTACCGTGGTTATCGGGCTCTGGCCGAACGTTATGACCATGTCACAGTAGAATTGCGGAAGAATATACCCTCTGATCTCCAATCTCAAGGATCAGGTATTTCAGACTCCGGCTCTGAGCCATCCTCTACCTGGCCCTCTCCAATGATGAAGGGGAGCCGCCGAAAGTCTAAAAACCGTGCAGCAGGGTTTGAATACTTTCTTGGCTCTGGTGGAAATGGTTCTGATGCATACCAGAAAGATGTAGATGACTCATCTACACTGACAGATTCTGAGGAGGAATCCGATGATTCATCAGTTAACAATTATTCAAGTTTCAATGGCAGCGATCCAGGGATGAATAGAAGAATATTGGAATTGGAAAGCGAGCTTCGTGGGGTAAGAGAAAAGTTGTGGATGCAAGAGGAGGAACATATAGAGGGTTCATCTAGAGGGCTAAGAAATGAGAACATTGAAGATGCTTATTCCAAAATTAATGCATATGAACAAGAGCTGCTGACTGTGAATGAAAAGTTAAGACTTTCAGAAGAAGAAATCACTAAACTGAAGATTGAGCTTAGAAAATACATACCTTTGGATTCTGAAAATTTGGAGGCTGGTGTAGAATTGTCATCGACTGAAGAATACATCAAGACAGGAAGGGAAACCATTAAGGAAGAAGAGGTTCAAGGAAGTTTCCAGGGTCTGAATAAGGAGT AGGCTTCGGAAAAGCAAATTGCTTCCCTGAAATTTGAGTCCAATAAATCCTCTGAAAGAATCAAGCAATTGCAGGAGCAGCTTGACTTGGCTCGCAAGGACATTGCTGCATGGAAATCTAAGTTTAACAGCGAGAAAAGAGAGAGCACCAAACTCCAAGAAAGACTTGCGAGGTTGAAGACTAGTCTATCAGACCGAGATCATGAGATCAGGGATTTGAAAACAGCTGTATCTGATGCGGAGGAGAAAATCTTCCCGGAGAAAGCTCAGATGAAGGCTGAAATGTCCAGTGTGTTGGAGGAAAGTGCTCACATAAAAGAACAAATCAGAGAATGGGAAAGTCGTGGCCGAGCTTTTGAAGATGACATAAGAAGGATCCAGACtgaaaaattagaaaaggaGGCGGCACTGAAGGGCGAAATTGAGCTTTTAAAGGCAGACattgaagagaaagaaaaaagcatAAAGGATCTCAATGTAAGCCTTGGTGCTATGAAATCAGAGAGAGACACCCTAAATGTAGAAGTTGGTTCACTCAAGGAAGAGGTAAAATCAAGAGATGGTAGGATTGAACAAATGAACAACCATTTGAACCAACTTCACATGGAACATGTTAAATTGATTGCTGGAATGGAAGAGGCGCATAGACAAGTGGAAGAACTGAAATCGAAAGCTAAACAGCTAGAGGATGAGGTTGAGAGGCAAAGAACAGTGATCTTAGAAGGAGCAGAAGAGAAGCGCGAGGCGATAAGGCAGCTATGCTTCTCACTTGAGTACTACAGAAATGGTTATAACATGCTAAAGAAGCATTTTGTAGGACACAAGAGGGTTCCAATTTTGGCTTCCTAG